A stretch of Borrelia turcica IST7 DNA encodes these proteins:
- a CDS encoding chemotaxis protein CheB translates to MKILIVDNQGLIRQVFVRAFNKDLDVEVLNPGSNSLNLINVFLQKFPDLVIIDENSARSNFGSALNNVLNNISLPVVFIAEDEVCPKFGLLETKKDKVKLIINKLNFKLTVNLFRSNYLDLVKSEVKKLGNKKLITSFDVKRIKAPDFSIKPEIKKSNTDISSVTKSYKVSDVINVSPKNDPDVILKYQGVINRQRTGKVIFVGSSTGGTEALRVFLKSFRKDSPPIVVVQHMPGGFTTSFARSLNNEFEVEVKEAEDGDILKPGLVIIANGNYHLIVKYGNGNYFVNLLDGPLVSRHKPSVNVLFRSAAMYVGENAIGVMLTGMGDDGASCMLEMKNSGAYNIAQDQTTSVVFGMPMEAIKIGAVDKILPLNKISEYILRRS, encoded by the coding sequence ATGAAAATATTGATAGTTGATAATCAGGGTCTAATAAGACAAGTTTTTGTTAGAGCTTTTAATAAAGATTTGGATGTTGAAGTATTAAATCCGGGTTCTAATTCTTTAAACCTTATTAATGTTTTTTTACAAAAATTTCCCGATTTAGTTATTATTGATGAGAATAGTGCTAGGTCTAATTTTGGAAGTGCTCTTAATAATGTGCTTAATAATATTTCACTTCCTGTTGTATTTATAGCAGAAGATGAAGTTTGCCCAAAATTTGGATTGCTTGAGACTAAGAAAGATAAAGTCAAGTTAATAATAAATAAACTTAATTTTAAGCTTACCGTCAACTTATTTAGAAGTAATTATTTAGATTTAGTAAAATCTGAGGTTAAAAAGCTTGGAAATAAAAAACTTATTACTTCTTTTGATGTTAAGAGGATTAAAGCTCCTGATTTTTCTATTAAGCCTGAGATTAAAAAATCTAATACAGATATTTCTAGTGTAACAAAGAGTTATAAAGTTTCGGATGTTATTAATGTTTCTCCCAAGAATGATCCAGATGTTATTTTAAAGTATCAAGGTGTTATTAATAGACAAAGAACGGGAAAAGTGATTTTTGTTGGATCTTCAACAGGAGGCACTGAAGCTTTGAGAGTGTTTTTAAAGTCTTTTAGAAAAGATTCTCCTCCTATTGTTGTTGTTCAACATATGCCAGGAGGATTTACAACATCTTTTGCAAGAAGCTTGAATAATGAATTTGAAGTTGAGGTAAAAGAGGCTGAGGATGGAGATATTTTAAAGCCGGGTCTTGTAATAATTGCAAATGGTAATTATCATTTAATTGTAAAATATGGTAATGGGAACTATTTTGTTAATTTATTGGATGGTCCTTTAGTTAGTAGACACAAGCCGTCTGTTAATGTATTGTTTCGTTCTGCTGCTATGTATGTTGGAGAGAATGCTATTGGGGTTATGCTTACGGGAATGGGAGATGATGGAGCTAGTTGTATGCTTGAGATGAAGAATAGTGGTGCATATAATATTGCTCAAGATCAAACAACATCTGTGGTATTTGGAATGCCTATGGAGGCAATAAAAATAGGTGCTGTAGACAAGATTCTTCCTTTAAATAAAATATCAGAATATATTTTGAGGAGATCTTAA
- a CDS encoding response regulator — MKKRILVIDDNRAIRQSVAYILEQNGFGVSEAEDGLDGVTKFKEAVGQSDKDFDLIITDINMPNLDGIGVIKQIREFGSFVPILVLTTESEQSKVDEGRKAGATGWLVKPFNPDTLMQTISKIF; from the coding sequence ATGAAAAAAAGAATTTTAGTCATAGATGACAATAGGGCTATTAGACAAAGTGTTGCTTATATTTTAGAACAGAATGGTTTTGGAGTTTCTGAGGCAGAAGATGGTTTGGATGGTGTAACTAAGTTTAAGGAAGCTGTTGGGCAGAGTGACAAGGACTTTGATCTTATTATTACGGATATAAATATGCCTAATTTGGATGGAATAGGGGTAATTAAACAGATAAGAGAATTTGGAAGTTTTGTTCCAATACTTGTTCTTACAACTGAGTCTGAGCAATCAAAAGTTGATGAGGGTCGTAAGGCGGGGGCTACTGGTTGGCTTGTTAAACCTTTTAATCCGGATACTCTTATGCAAACGATATCAAAAATATTCTAG
- a CDS encoding Sapep family Mn(2+)-dependent dipeptidase: MNFKLKEQFYFDLGELIKFNSVTGSPLENKPFGEQIDLCLDKVLEMARGIGFEVHKAKDGYYGFAEIGKGDELIGILGHIDIVDVGNVSQWQSDPFTLNFRDGNVYARGILDDKGPLVAVLYAFKLLAMEGFSFKKRFRMIFGTDEETLWRCIEQYKKREVLPDFSFTPDADFPVVNAEKGLLQFDIISNEKFFMDFNLGTGYNVIPEECSFELGDSNRDDFRILLDSFGDKIRYKFSEHNVVIHGVSAHASLPELGVNVAPYALSIIKTLGVEANFIKFFEDKIGFTINGEKLFGKVLEDIKSGKLTLCLTKISLSKTSNQVLSFDMRYPVDFRREDLVSLIKDALKPYSLNYNEVSYLDPIYVDSDSNFVRTLIEVYKDFTGESDAKPIAIGGATYARALKNCVAFGPLFKGAESTAHQTNEYMKESDLLRLVSIYKEAIKKLNG; the protein is encoded by the coding sequence ATGAATTTTAAGTTAAAGGAACAATTTTATTTTGACTTAGGAGAATTAATTAAGTTTAATAGTGTAACAGGTTCTCCTTTAGAAAATAAGCCTTTTGGTGAACAAATTGATTTATGTTTAGATAAGGTATTAGAAATGGCTCGAGGTATTGGTTTTGAGGTTCACAAAGCTAAGGATGGATATTATGGGTTTGCTGAGATAGGGAAGGGAGATGAACTTATAGGTATTTTAGGTCACATTGATATTGTTGATGTTGGAAATGTATCTCAGTGGCAGTCAGATCCTTTTACCTTGAATTTTAGAGATGGGAATGTATATGCTAGAGGTATTTTAGATGATAAGGGTCCTTTGGTGGCTGTTCTTTATGCTTTTAAATTGTTAGCTATGGAGGGATTTTCTTTTAAGAAAAGATTTAGGATGATTTTTGGGACAGATGAGGAAACTTTATGGCGTTGTATTGAGCAGTATAAGAAGAGGGAAGTACTGCCTGATTTTTCTTTTACTCCTGATGCGGATTTTCCAGTTGTTAATGCAGAGAAGGGGTTATTACAGTTTGATATTATTAGTAATGAAAAGTTTTTTATGGATTTTAATCTTGGCACTGGATATAATGTGATTCCTGAAGAATGCTCTTTTGAACTTGGGGATTCTAATAGAGATGACTTTAGAATTTTACTTGATAGTTTTGGAGATAAGATTAGGTATAAATTTTCTGAACATAATGTTGTGATTCATGGTGTTTCGGCGCATGCTTCATTGCCAGAGCTTGGCGTTAATGTTGCTCCTTATGCATTAAGCATCATTAAAACTTTAGGGGTAGAGGCTAATTTTATTAAATTCTTTGAAGATAAAATTGGGTTTACTATTAATGGTGAAAAATTGTTTGGTAAAGTCTTAGAAGATATAAAATCCGGAAAGCTTACTCTTTGTTTGACAAAAATTAGTTTATCTAAAACTTCTAATCAAGTTTTGTCTTTTGATATGAGATATCCTGTGGATTTTAGAAGAGAAGATTTAGTAAGCTTAATAAAGGATGCTTTAAAGCCATATTCTTTAAATTATAATGAAGTCTCTTATCTTGACCCTATTTATGTTGATTCTGATTCCAATTTTGTTAGGACTTTGATTGAAGTTTATAAGGACTTTACAGGAGAAAGTGATGCTAAGCCTATTGCTATTGGTGGTGCAACTTATGCTAGGGCTTTAAAGAATTGTGTTGCATTTGGTCCTTTGTTTAAGGGAGCAGAAAGCACAGCTCATCAAACTAATGAATATATGAAAGAAAGTGATCTTTTAAGGCTTGTTTCAATTTATAAAGAAGCTATTAAAAAGCTTAATGGTTAG
- the pyrH gene encoding UMP kinase gives MLKIISLGGGVINPDKINIEYIKNFRNLIFKWIKEDNRRKIILITGGGKTAREYQDSYKQINPAFENDDLDEIGIEATKLNAQLISKSMKPLCIDEVVSDPSQDFNFKGNILVASGWKPGFSTDYITVKFAEKFKSNEIINLTNVNQIYDKDPKKFNDAKGLSNITWKKLQDIVGKNWEPGSNLPFDPIATKLALKLDLKAYVLNGLDIKNLEKVFNKNDDFLGTIIVK, from the coding sequence GTGCTTAAAATAATTAGCCTTGGTGGCGGTGTGATTAATCCTGATAAAATCAATATAGAATACATTAAAAATTTCAGAAATCTCATTTTTAAATGGATTAAAGAAGATAATAGAAGAAAAATAATATTAATCACAGGTGGAGGCAAAACAGCAAGAGAATATCAAGATTCTTACAAACAAATCAACCCTGCATTTGAAAATGATGACCTTGATGAAATTGGAATTGAGGCAACCAAATTAAATGCCCAGCTTATTAGCAAATCAATGAAGCCACTCTGCATTGATGAGGTTGTTAGTGATCCCTCTCAAGACTTTAATTTTAAAGGAAATATACTAGTTGCATCGGGATGGAAACCAGGTTTTTCAACAGATTACATTACGGTAAAGTTTGCTGAGAAGTTTAAATCAAATGAAATAATTAATTTAACAAACGTAAATCAAATTTATGACAAAGATCCAAAAAAATTTAATGATGCAAAAGGGTTGAGCAATATTACTTGGAAGAAACTACAAGATATTGTTGGAAAAAATTGGGAACCTGGCTCAAATTTACCATTTGACCCAATAGCAACCAAATTAGCTTTAAAACTTGATCTTAAGGCTTATGTTCTAAATGGTCTTGATATTAAAAACTTAGAAAAAGTTTTTAATAAAAATGATGATTTTTTAGGTACTATTATAGTAAAATAA
- a CDS encoding glycosyltransferase family 2 protein: MHKYKVSVIICFFNSDKTLELIIKDAVNQTLRDKEIILVNDGSYDNSLQIAQKYADKYDFIKIVNQKNMGIAASRNNGLEEAQGEYIIYWDSDDTVESTMLEVLYNRAKADNSDVVCSQFYIYFLARNVKRKSLLPFPNYPITGKEAFENLLSTVFASFSKKNFVVGMLWDKLIRRDLILNHNISLHNVILEDIGFLVHVFLKAGRVSFVNNYFYTNFQRIGSASSSISVISRTSETLKVIENLLRDERIFEKYFELYKKFYLQLYYFISFKQIYIVGWSIKDRLVYKAYKAKLISVLNEIKGCEKFREYYTSLQDSSGFNQIQILPRVMLKVWNVSSAFYVNFSIFIYRVFLKN; this comes from the coding sequence ATGCATAAATACAAAGTCTCTGTGATTATTTGCTTTTTTAATTCAGATAAGACTCTTGAATTGATAATCAAGGATGCCGTTAATCAAACATTAAGAGATAAAGAAATTATATTGGTGAATGATGGTTCTTACGATAATAGTTTACAAATAGCTCAAAAGTATGCAGATAAGTATGACTTTATAAAAATTGTTAATCAGAAAAATATGGGAATAGCTGCTTCTAGGAATAATGGGCTTGAGGAGGCTCAAGGGGAATATATAATTTATTGGGATAGTGATGATACGGTTGAGAGTACTATGCTTGAGGTATTGTATAATAGGGCGAAGGCGGATAATTCAGATGTTGTTTGTTCTCAGTTTTATATTTATTTTCTTGCAAGAAATGTTAAAAGAAAATCTTTACTTCCTTTTCCCAATTATCCAATAACTGGAAAAGAAGCTTTTGAAAATTTATTATCAACTGTTTTTGCTAGTTTTTCTAAGAAAAATTTTGTTGTAGGCATGCTTTGGGATAAGCTTATTAGGAGAGATTTAATTTTAAATCATAATATTAGTCTACATAATGTAATATTAGAAGATATAGGTTTTTTAGTTCATGTTTTTTTGAAAGCGGGTAGAGTTTCTTTTGTTAATAATTATTTTTATACTAATTTTCAGCGAATAGGAAGTGCCAGTTCTTCAATTAGTGTAATAAGTAGAACTAGTGAGACTCTTAAAGTAATAGAAAATTTACTGAGAGATGAGAGAATTTTTGAAAAATATTTTGAACTTTATAAGAAATTTTATTTACAGCTTTATTATTTTATTTCTTTTAAGCAGATTTATATTGTAGGTTGGAGCATTAAAGATCGCCTTGTTTATAAGGCTTATAAAGCAAAGCTTATTTCTGTTCTTAATGAAATTAAAGGTTGTGAAAAGTTTAGGGAGTATTATACAAGTCTTCAGGATTCTTCCGGATTTAACCAGATTCAAATCTTGCCAAGAGTTATGTTAAAGGTGTGGAATGTTAGTTCAGCATTCTATGTTAATTTTTCTATATTTATTTATAGAGTTTTTTTAAAGAATTAA
- a CDS encoding ABC transporter ATP-binding protein, whose product MSIECLDVSFSYGGHEIYSDLNLVFSRPQTYLILGKNGVGKTTLLKLISGLLSSSDGKILFNSLSVFPRNPLNLEKLFFVPEEFKLPNLSLNDYYKSLSIFYPNFQEENFKEYLFKFELDISLKFASSSYGQKKKSIIAVAIATNTPVLIFDEPTNGLDIASKNVFRSVISSLKNRMVFVTGHNVRDLVDIVDHLTIIDNKNVLFSNSISYINENYKVKIVDKLTGEELYYEEVRDGFRALYLESGFSDNDVDLEFFFLYVTSGKVRDFADV is encoded by the coding sequence GTGAGCATAGAGTGTTTAGATGTGTCCTTTTCTTATGGTGGGCATGAAATTTACTCAGATTTAAATTTAGTTTTTTCAAGGCCACAGACCTACTTAATTCTTGGCAAAAATGGAGTGGGGAAGACTACTCTGTTGAAGCTTATTAGTGGACTTTTAAGTTCATCAGATGGAAAAATTTTATTTAATTCTTTAAGTGTTTTCCCAAGAAATCCTTTAAATTTAGAGAAGTTATTTTTTGTTCCTGAAGAATTTAAGTTACCTAACCTTTCTTTAAATGATTATTATAAGTCTTTGTCTATATTTTATCCAAATTTTCAAGAAGAAAATTTTAAGGAATACTTATTTAAATTTGAGCTAGATATTAGTCTCAAATTTGCATCTTCTTCATATGGACAGAAAAAAAAGAGTATTATTGCTGTAGCTATCGCTACAAATACTCCTGTTTTAATATTTGATGAACCTACAAATGGTCTTGACATTGCTTCAAAGAATGTTTTTAGAAGTGTCATAAGTAGCTTAAAAAACAGGATGGTTTTTGTTACAGGACATAATGTTAGAGATTTAGTAGATATCGTAGATCATTTAACTATTATTGATAATAAAAATGTTCTTTTTTCAAATTCAATTTCTTATATTAATGAGAACTATAAAGTTAAAATCGTAGATAAGTTGACTGGAGAAGAACTTTATTATGAGGAAGTAAGAGATGGGTTTAGGGCGCTTTATTTGGAAAGTGGGTTTAGTGATAACGATGTTGACCTTGAGTTTTTCTTTTTGTATGTGACTAGTGGTAAAGTAAGGGATTTTGCAGATGTTTAG
- a CDS encoding ABC transporter permease gives MFSLKRFYRLLNMDFIYNKRLYLYCFVSIFGVMNLMHLFLRFYYDFSLIDIPVIDGIMFLFFTSSYIVSIYMMFEHYKSIHDSLTSVFYLSLPVSTLERYFFVLFKFLFSLPLFLILCYYLSLNFTVLLDSIFLKENMTDYFSVGLLFKFFKMTYINYLMAFPIFLISRLLFKSYPFLKAVIISVLFYILLEAFFSFVIFFTDNNLFKVIYNFSVKDKGHYLFLFHASSMCFSFLLYFFAYFVLRNLGNLNSRTNLVILLGLISFFSVLFFLLVVSLALLY, from the coding sequence ATGTTTAGTTTGAAAAGGTTTTATAGGCTTTTAAATATGGATTTTATTTATAATAAGAGGTTATATCTTTATTGTTTTGTTTCAATCTTTGGTGTTATGAATTTAATGCATCTTTTTTTAAGGTTTTATTATGATTTTAGTTTAATTGATATTCCTGTTATTGATGGAATTATGTTTTTATTTTTTACTTCGTCTTATATTGTATCAATATATATGATGTTTGAACATTATAAGTCGATTCATGATTCACTCACAAGTGTGTTTTATTTATCTCTTCCTGTGTCGACATTAGAGAGATATTTTTTTGTTTTGTTTAAATTTTTATTTAGTCTACCTTTGTTTTTAATTCTTTGTTACTATCTAAGCCTAAATTTTACTGTGTTATTAGATAGTATTTTTTTAAAAGAAAATATGACGGATTATTTTTCTGTAGGGCTTCTTTTTAAATTTTTTAAAATGACTTATATCAATTATTTAATGGCCTTTCCTATCTTTTTAATATCTAGGCTTTTATTTAAAAGTTATCCTTTTTTAAAGGCTGTGATTATAAGTGTCTTGTTTTATATCTTGTTGGAAGCTTTTTTTAGTTTTGTTATATTTTTTACGGATAATAATTTATTTAAAGTTATATATAATTTTAGCGTTAAAGATAAAGGCCATTATTTGTTTTTGTTTCATGCTAGTTCTATGTGTTTTTCATTTTTGTTGTATTTTTTTGCATATTTCGTTCTTAGAAACTTGGGAAACTTAAACAGCAGAACTAATTTAGTAATTTTATTAGGATTAATTTCTTTCTTCTCTGTGCTATTCTTTTTATTAGTAGTATCTTTAGCTTTACTATATTAA
- the pyrG gene encoding glutamine hydrolyzing CTP synthase, which translates to MKNNLKILVVTGGVISGIGKGVTSASIARLFKDNLKITPIKCDGYLNTDPGTINPVEHGEVFVLDDGGEVDMDFGHYERFLNLNAKSSWNITMGRIYKNIIDNERHGKYLGRTVQLIPHVTDEIKETIFKIAKEECSELLVIEIGGTVGDMENILFIEAMRQIRYELGSDNIAFIHLTYVPSPVGINEQKSKPTQQSVKTLNKAGIFPDLIIARSSQLLTKQIRQKIAMFCNVDATSIIDNIDVATIYEIPISFYKQGLHEILGLKLKINIKPKIEELDRLVGVIKGNLISPKRIINIAICGKYAELSDSYASIFESLTHVSANLDILIKTTIIDSTNFDEEVLKRVDGLVIPGGFGGRGYEGKILAIKYAREHNIPFLGICLGMQLAVIEFARNVCGILDADTEENIQGNFTGSSVIHLLPEQKELKNKGATMRLGGYPVVLEKDTMVFKLYGKDKIVERFRHRYEVNNDYLDLFKKNGLVVSGFSEDFKIVKIIEIPKNKFFVACQFHPELITRLENPSKLFLGLVKACL; encoded by the coding sequence ATGAAAAATAATCTAAAGATTTTAGTAGTAACAGGAGGCGTAATCTCTGGGATAGGGAAAGGAGTTACATCGGCAAGTATTGCAAGGTTATTTAAGGATAATTTAAAGATAACGCCAATTAAATGTGATGGGTATTTAAATACAGATCCTGGCACTATTAATCCTGTTGAGCATGGGGAAGTTTTTGTTCTTGATGATGGTGGAGAAGTTGACATGGATTTTGGTCATTATGAGAGATTTTTGAATTTAAATGCTAAGTCTAGTTGGAACATTACTATGGGGAGAATATATAAAAATATTATTGATAATGAGAGACATGGCAAATATTTGGGACGAACTGTACAGCTTATCCCTCATGTTACTGATGAGATAAAGGAGACAATTTTTAAAATTGCTAAAGAGGAGTGTAGTGAACTTTTAGTGATTGAAATAGGTGGTACTGTAGGAGATATGGAAAATATTTTGTTTATTGAGGCTATGAGACAAATAAGATATGAGCTTGGGAGTGATAATATTGCTTTTATTCATTTAACTTATGTACCAAGTCCTGTAGGAATCAATGAGCAAAAATCTAAACCTACTCAACAGAGTGTCAAGACTCTAAATAAAGCTGGAATTTTTCCAGATTTAATTATTGCAAGAAGTTCTCAGCTTTTGACAAAACAAATAAGACAAAAAATAGCGATGTTTTGTAATGTTGATGCTACCTCTATTATTGATAATATAGATGTTGCAACTATTTATGAAATTCCTATATCTTTTTATAAACAGGGATTACATGAAATTTTAGGTTTAAAGTTGAAAATCAATATTAAACCCAAAATAGAAGAGCTTGATAGATTGGTAGGTGTAATAAAGGGAAATCTTATATCTCCTAAGAGGATAATAAATATTGCTATTTGTGGTAAATATGCCGAACTTAGTGATTCTTATGCATCAATATTTGAGTCTTTAACTCATGTATCTGCTAATTTAGATATTTTGATTAAGACAACTATAATTGATAGTACCAATTTTGATGAAGAAGTTTTAAAAAGGGTAGATGGTCTTGTGATTCCTGGTGGATTTGGTGGTAGAGGGTATGAGGGTAAAATTCTTGCAATTAAATATGCAAGAGAACATAATATTCCTTTTCTTGGTATTTGTCTTGGCATGCAACTTGCAGTGATTGAATTTGCTCGGAATGTTTGTGGAATACTTGATGCTGATACTGAAGAAAATATTCAGGGTAATTTTACAGGTAGTTCTGTTATTCACTTATTGCCGGAACAGAAGGAATTAAAAAACAAGGGCGCTACAATGCGACTTGGAGGTTATCCTGTGGTTTTGGAAAAGGATACAATGGTTTTTAAGCTTTATGGAAAAGATAAAATTGTTGAAAGATTTAGACATAGATATGAAGTTAATAATGATTATCTTGATTTGTTTAAAAAAAATGGCCTTGTTGTCTCTGGATTTTCTGAGGATTTTAAAATAGTAAAAATAATAGAAATCCCAAAGAATAAATTTTTTGTGGCCTGTCAATTTCATCCTGAGCTTATTACAAGACTAGAGAACCCGTCAAAACTCTTTTTAGGATTAGTCAAAGCTTGTCTTTAA
- a CDS encoding methyl-accepting chemotaxis protein, with translation MQKFSFFNKTKTNLVKESESLENIEDKKKDLHVYEYKAPVKELVKGFYHTKTSVSNLVLGIEFLYKNLFSNFDNLDKILEMLIKMTNEARSQVSFIFDTIENNNEEKLKKITDVIVGVQGSLETINSFLGATNMISLNAKLEAARAKEYGKGFSVVADEIKRLSDQAKSVMNMISVKEIEEVSKDLISKNIRDLQLDIDKFFSSFLEELDSLEGLFKHFIEQKDEFSMLINNLESIEASVCYLTRSCDSLSCSETFMYSNDEFLKELEFIISEQMSWINILRLIVENQKCMAVQTEPMKHGFGLFYKGLVPKHTEIKVIWEEIYSYYLSIHKLAIDILKVFTKDDFDDADIKRANDFLAQAEGISEEIIKKLEYIKNKVCELENQGINIFA, from the coding sequence ATGCAAAAATTTTCATTTTTTAATAAAACAAAAACTAATTTAGTTAAAGAATCTGAGTCTTTAGAGAATATTGAAGATAAAAAGAAAGATTTACATGTATATGAGTACAAAGCTCCGGTTAAAGAGTTGGTAAAGGGATTTTATCATACTAAGACTTCTGTTAGCAATTTGGTACTTGGTATTGAATTTTTATATAAAAATCTCTTTTCTAATTTTGATAATCTTGACAAAATACTTGAGATGCTTATTAAGATGACTAATGAAGCACGCAGTCAGGTGAGTTTTATTTTTGATACCATTGAGAATAACAACGAGGAGAAATTGAAAAAAATTACTGATGTTATTGTTGGTGTTCAGGGAAGTTTGGAGACAATCAATAGCTTTTTAGGTGCAACTAATATGATTTCTCTTAATGCTAAACTTGAAGCAGCTAGAGCGAAAGAGTATGGAAAGGGCTTTTCTGTTGTTGCTGATGAGATTAAGCGTCTCTCCGATCAGGCAAAGAGTGTTATGAATATGATTTCTGTTAAGGAAATTGAGGAAGTTTCTAAAGATTTAATTTCTAAGAATATTAGGGATTTGCAGTTAGATATCGATAAATTTTTTTCAAGTTTTCTTGAGGAACTTGATTCTCTTGAGGGTTTATTTAAACATTTTATTGAACAGAAAGATGAATTTTCAATGTTAATTAATAATCTTGAAAGCATTGAAGCTAGTGTTTGTTATTTAACAAGAAGTTGTGATTCTTTATCTTGTTCTGAAACTTTTATGTATTCTAATGATGAATTTTTAAAGGAATTGGAATTTATTATTTCCGAACAGATGTCTTGGATTAATATTTTAAGGTTAATTGTAGAAAATCAAAAGTGTATGGCTGTTCAAACGGAGCCTATGAAGCATGGGTTTGGGTTATTTTATAAAGGTCTTGTACCAAAGCATACTGAAATCAAGGTGATATGGGAAGAGATTTATTCTTATTACTTAAGCATACATAAACTTGCTATTGATATATTGAAGGTATTTACAAAAGATGATTTTGATGATGCGGATATAAAGAGGGCAAATGATTTTTTAGCTCAAGCTGAGGGTATTTCAGAGGAAATTATTAAAAAGCTTGAGTATATTAAGAATAAAGTATGTGAATTAGAGAACCAAGGTATTAATATTTTTGCATAA